A genome region from Blautia coccoides includes the following:
- a CDS encoding ABC transporter permease: MFWNIYSKRLLSSIRNKDQLIWIWAFPLILATLFYFCLSSVAEADHLEAVPTGVVTDAAYEENPIFDQVLDQVGSGKDALLKITKYTQEEKADTALEKGDIDGYIRLKDNAPELVVKQEGMNQTLLKSFLDRYVQTEGNIRAVMEKNPGYAFDAEEIMEGISLTENMSLSSQPNNPTLNYYYALIAMVCMYGGMQGLMSITYLQGNLSSLGARRMMAPLGRMGVIFCDMLGSITVHMMSLLFLLFYITVILGQDFGDRLPLLVLTCLVGTILGVAFGTAVSCLTKLGEGMKVGILVSVTMFCCFGAGMMTSGMKYLLDQNAPVVSWLNPAARISDAFYCLYYFDDYQRYCRNIVVILAMAAVLFLVSGIFLRRQSYESI; encoded by the coding sequence ATGTTTTGGAATATTTACAGCAAACGTTTACTCAGTTCCATACGAAACAAAGACCAGCTCATATGGATCTGGGCGTTTCCGCTGATCCTGGCAACTCTGTTTTATTTCTGCCTGTCATCCGTGGCGGAGGCGGATCATCTGGAAGCGGTACCCACAGGTGTGGTCACAGATGCGGCGTATGAGGAAAACCCTATATTTGACCAGGTTCTTGACCAGGTGGGAAGCGGGAAGGATGCCCTGTTGAAAATAACAAAATATACACAGGAAGAGAAAGCGGACACCGCTCTGGAAAAGGGCGACATTGACGGATATATTCGTTTAAAGGATAATGCCCCGGAACTTGTGGTAAAGCAGGAGGGCATGAACCAGACACTCCTTAAGAGTTTTCTGGACCGTTATGTGCAGACAGAGGGCAATATAAGGGCGGTCATGGAAAAAAATCCCGGGTACGCTTTTGATGCAGAGGAGATCATGGAGGGGATTTCCCTGACGGAGAATATGTCCCTCTCCTCGCAGCCCAACAACCCTACACTGAACTATTACTATGCATTGATCGCAATGGTGTGTATGTATGGAGGGATGCAGGGGCTTATGAGTATCACATATCTCCAGGGAAATCTGTCATCTCTTGGAGCCAGGCGGATGATGGCGCCTCTGGGAAGAATGGGTGTGATCTTCTGTGACATGCTGGGAAGCATAACTGTTCATATGATGAGTCTGTTGTTCCTGCTGTTTTACATCACAGTGATATTAGGCCAGGATTTTGGTGACAGGCTGCCACTTCTTGTCCTGACCTGTTTGGTGGGCACCATCTTAGGCGTGGCGTTCGGCACAGCGGTGAGCTGTCTCACTAAGTTAGGTGAGGGGATGAAGGTGGGAATCCTGGTATCAGTCACCATGTTCTGCTGCTTTGGGGCGGGCATGATGACATCAGGCATGAAATACCTGTTGGATCAGAACGCGCCGGTTGTCTCCTGGCTGAACCCTGCCGCAAGAATATCAGATGCTTTTTACTGCCTGTATTATTTTGACGACTATCAGAGATACTGCCGGAACATAGTCGTAATCCTTGCTATGGCAGCGGTATTGTTTCTGGTGTCAGGAATATTTTTGAGGAGGCAGAGTTATGAGAGTATTTAA
- a CDS encoding ABC transporter ATP-binding protein, translating into MIIEVNNLVKRYKDLVALDHFNLQVNKGEIYGLLGPNGSGKTTAINCMLSLLKYDRGEIRLFGEPMVPDNRAVKQRIGVVMQNVAVFNELTVYENIDYFCGMYVPEKVKRKSLIEEALEFTDLKDFRKFLPKKLSGGLLRRLNIACGIAHKPELIFMDEPTVAVDPQSRNSILEGIKRLNKNGATIIYTTHYMEEVEQICSRIMIMDKGREIASGTKEELKGLIRTGEKVTVEISELPPDLMVKMRSAEGVLHAEYEDSLLKVQCESGGHSLIALLDILRKNNIYFGRIFSEPPTLNDVFLEITGKELRD; encoded by the coding sequence ATGATCATAGAAGTAAACAATCTTGTAAAACGATATAAAGACCTGGTAGCTCTGGACCATTTTAATCTTCAGGTAAACAAAGGTGAGATATACGGCCTGTTAGGACCAAACGGCAGCGGCAAGACCACAGCTATCAACTGTATGCTGTCTCTGCTGAAATATGACAGAGGTGAGATCAGGCTTTTCGGTGAACCCATGGTACCTGACAACCGCGCAGTCAAGCAGCGGATAGGAGTTGTCATGCAGAATGTGGCTGTCTTCAATGAACTGACCGTATATGAAAACATTGACTATTTCTGCGGTATGTATGTACCTGAAAAAGTGAAAAGAAAAAGTTTGATAGAGGAAGCATTGGAATTTACAGATTTAAAAGATTTCAGAAAATTTCTGCCTAAAAAACTCAGCGGCGGTCTTCTGAGACGTCTGAATATTGCCTGCGGCATAGCCCACAAGCCGGAGCTGATCTTTATGGATGAACCAACAGTTGCCGTTGACCCTCAGAGCAGAAACAGTATTCTGGAGGGCATCAAAAGACTGAATAAGAACGGCGCCACTATTATCTATACCACGCACTATATGGAAGAAGTGGAACAGATCTGTTCCCGCATCATGATCATGGATAAAGGCAGAGAGATCGCATCGGGAACAAAAGAGGAACTGAAAGGCCTGATCCGCACAGGGGAAAAGGTGACTGTGGAGATTTCAGAACTTCCGCCGGATCTTATGGTTAAAATGCGGAGTGCGGAAGGTGTTCTTCATGCAGAGTATGAGGACAGTCTTTTGAAAGTGCAGTGTGAGAGCGGCGGGCACAGCCTTATAGCTCTTTTGGATATTCTCAGGAAAAACAATATATATTTTGGCAGGATATTTTCTGAGCCGCCTACATTAAATGATGTATTTCTGGAAATTACAGGAAAAGAACTGAGGGATTAG
- a CDS encoding IS110 family transposase — MIYVGIDVAKDKHDCFITNSDGEVLFKAFTIKNNLDGFDELYQKIESVMEDASKVKVGLEATGHYSYNLLGYLLDKGLATFVINPLHTNLYRKSLSLRQTKTDKVDAHTIASMLMSDVNLKSYSDTSYHNEELKSLTRYRFDKVKERAKLKTSISRLVCILFPELEKLVPTLHQNSVYELLYEFPGAKQVANAHLTRLSNLLETASKGHYTKETSIAFREAARTSIGSNMPAKSLELKHTIKLIRELDSEIEEIENEIKVIMDEINSPILSIPGISYRMGAMIIAEIGDFSQFDSPDKILAYAGMSPSTYQSGQLDNCYARMEKRGSRYLRYALFNATAYVCLWDPTYKAYLAKKRAEGKHYYVAMSHATKKLVRLIYHLERTGQQYQKAI; from the coding sequence ATGATTTACGTAGGAATTGATGTCGCAAAAGATAAGCATGATTGCTTTATCACAAACTCTGATGGCGAAGTCCTTTTCAAGGCTTTTACCATCAAAAACAATCTCGATGGGTTCGACGAGCTTTATCAGAAAATAGAATCCGTTATGGAAGATGCTTCTAAAGTAAAAGTAGGCCTAGAAGCCACTGGACACTATAGTTACAATCTTCTCGGATATCTGCTTGATAAAGGTCTGGCCACCTTTGTTATCAACCCGTTACATACTAATCTGTACAGAAAAAGTCTAAGCCTTAGACAGACGAAAACGGATAAAGTTGATGCCCATACAATTGCTTCTATGCTAATGTCTGACGTGAACTTAAAGTCCTACTCAGACACATCGTATCACAACGAAGAGCTTAAGTCACTTACTCGCTATCGTTTTGATAAAGTTAAAGAACGCGCGAAGCTTAAAACATCTATATCCCGTCTTGTATGTATCCTTTTCCCTGAGTTAGAAAAGCTTGTTCCAACACTTCATCAGAATTCTGTTTATGAGTTACTCTACGAATTTCCTGGTGCAAAACAGGTAGCTAATGCACATCTCACAAGACTTTCAAATCTTCTTGAAACCGCATCTAAAGGCCACTACACAAAAGAAACCTCTATCGCTTTTAGAGAGGCTGCAAGAACCTCTATCGGTTCAAATATGCCAGCTAAATCGCTTGAATTAAAGCACACCATTAAGCTCATTAGAGAGCTAGATTCTGAAATCGAAGAGATTGAAAACGAGATTAAAGTCATCATGGATGAAATCAATTCTCCAATCCTTAGCATTCCTGGAATCAGCTATCGAATGGGTGCCATGATTATTGCTGAAATAGGTGACTTTAGCCAATTCGACTCTCCAGATAAGATCCTTGCTTATGCAGGAATGTCGCCTTCTACCTATCAATCCGGCCAGTTAGATAACTGTTATGCCAGAATGGAAAAACGTGGTTCTAGATATCTTAGATATGCTCTGTTTAATGCAACCGCATATGTTTGTCTATGGGATCCAACCTACAAGGCTTATCTTGCCAAGAAACGAGCTGAAGGCAAGCATTACTATGTTGCAATGTCTCACGCGACCAAGAAACTAGTTCGGCTAATTTATCATCTCGAACGCACTGGACAGCAATACCAAAAAGCAATCTAA
- a CDS encoding sensor histidine kinase, whose amino-acid sequence MRQLQDKAIIFILCTLNLFGHPIDIPLISALLLSVSASSFISYIDRERPMEYLCAGGLVLSLFLPDLALFLPLFFYDCFRSKKWYLRFAWVPLYLYHFHSFTVSSFFMFLFTGLLALYISRRTTEYENMMAEFHLAQDSTREESLHLEEKNRELMEKQEYEIQLATLTERNRIAREIHDNVGHLLTRSLFQIGAMQVIWKSQKELSEQLASVKTTLDDAMTNVRSSVHDLHEESVDLYMVLSRLTGEFSFCPVTLDYNAEIESKELKYCIIAIVREALSNISRHSNATKAFLSVLEHPGFYQVIIRDNGTQTTAAKTGGIGLINMRERVEDFHGIFRIEIHNGFRIFISIPKQGQKP is encoded by the coding sequence ATGAGGCAGCTACAGGATAAAGCCATTATTTTCATACTCTGTACATTAAATCTTTTTGGACATCCTATTGATATTCCTCTTATCTCAGCGCTGTTATTATCCGTCAGCGCCTCCTCCTTTATTTCCTATATTGACAGGGAACGGCCTATGGAATATCTCTGTGCAGGAGGGCTTGTTCTCTCCCTTTTTCTCCCTGATCTGGCTTTATTTCTTCCGCTGTTTTTTTACGACTGCTTCAGATCAAAGAAATGGTATCTGCGTTTTGCCTGGGTTCCCCTTTATTTGTACCATTTCCACAGCTTCACGGTCTCATCATTTTTCATGTTTCTTTTTACAGGTCTGCTGGCACTGTACATATCCCGGCGGACAACGGAATATGAAAATATGATGGCAGAGTTCCATCTTGCCCAGGACAGCACCCGGGAAGAATCGCTCCATCTGGAAGAGAAAAACAGAGAGCTGATGGAGAAACAGGAATATGAAATCCAGCTTGCCACCCTGACGGAAAGAAACCGGATTGCCCGAGAAATACACGACAATGTGGGGCATCTCCTGACACGTTCCCTATTCCAGATAGGAGCCATGCAGGTTATATGGAAAAGTCAGAAAGAACTTTCCGAACAGCTTGCTTCTGTAAAAACCACACTGGATGATGCTATGACCAATGTGCGGAGCAGCGTCCATGATCTGCATGAGGAATCCGTGGATCTGTATATGGTTCTTTCACGGCTGACAGGTGAGTTCAGCTTCTGCCCTGTCACGCTGGATTATAATGCTGAAATCGAATCAAAAGAACTGAAATATTGCATTATAGCTATTGTCCGTGAGGCCTTGTCCAATATCTCCCGGCACAGTAATGCCACCAAAGCTTTCCTGTCAGTGTTGGAGCATCCCGGATTTTATCAGGTGATCATCCGTGACAACGGAACACAGACAACAGCCGCAAAAACGGGCGGTATCGGCCTTATAAATATGAGGGAACGGGTGGAGGATTTTCACGGTATCTTCAGAATAGAGATACACAATGGCTTTCGTATCTTTATTTCTATCCCAAAGCAGGGACAGAAGCCATGA
- a CDS encoding response regulator transcription factor, translating into MKIIIVDDDPFVCISLKTILQAEPGIEVCASGNSGEEAVRLYKEMLPDILLMDIQMGSCSGLDAGAKILEKHPDARILFLTTFSDDEYIIRALRIGAKGYLIKQDIETIAPALHSVMSGQSVFGSEIITKIPKMMERTQQRDLGKYGILDREMDVIELVAKGLNNKEIAQSLYLSEGTVRNYLSTILDKLSLRDRTQLAVFYYKNMDD; encoded by the coding sequence ATGAAAATAATAATTGTTGATGATGACCCTTTTGTATGTATTTCGCTGAAAACCATCCTGCAGGCAGAGCCAGGAATTGAGGTATGTGCCTCAGGAAACAGCGGAGAGGAAGCCGTCCGCCTGTATAAAGAAATGCTTCCCGATATTCTGCTCATGGATATCCAGATGGGAAGCTGCTCCGGACTGGACGCAGGCGCCAAGATTTTGGAAAAGCATCCTGATGCCAGGATTCTTTTTCTGACCACATTTTCCGACGATGAATATATTATCCGTGCCCTGCGTATCGGTGCCAAGGGTTATCTGATCAAACAGGATATTGAGACTATTGCCCCTGCCCTGCACTCTGTCATGTCCGGTCAGAGCGTATTCGGCAGTGAGATCATCACAAAAATCCCTAAAATGATGGAAAGAACCCAGCAAAGAGACCTGGGCAAATATGGAATCCTGGACAGGGAAATGGATGTGATCGAACTGGTGGCAAAAGGCCTGAATAACAAAGAAATCGCACAGAGCCTCTATCTCAGTGAGGGCACTGTGCGGAATTATCTAAGCACTATTTTAGACAAACTGAGCCTGCGGGACAGAACCCAGCTTGCCGTTTTTTATTATAAAAATATGGATGACTGA
- a CDS encoding DUF1700 domain-containing protein produces the protein MRKDEFLSSLERLLRSLKREERNKFLSYYSEMIDDYMEDGCGEEEAVERIGSPGEIAQEILTDREERPAKPTPAWLRVGVIVLLILGSPLWGSLVLAALCCALAAVILVLSAYVVIWCIPVIFGALSVSSLLLALVSTVGSAILLFQDTATGLVQMGAGILSAGIFVVAALITWELGKRFVVVTTKFSKWLASLFQKMRGVKA, from the coding sequence ATGAGGAAGGATGAATTTTTGAGCAGTCTGGAACGGCTGCTGCGGAGTCTGAAGAGGGAGGAGCGAAACAAGTTCCTGTCCTATTATTCGGAAATGATTGATGACTATATGGAGGACGGATGCGGAGAGGAAGAAGCTGTGGAGCGGATCGGAAGTCCCGGTGAGATAGCCCAGGAAATCCTCACCGACAGAGAGGAACGGCCCGCAAAGCCTACCCCTGCCTGGCTTAGGGTTGGAGTTATTGTGCTGCTGATCCTGGGTTCACCGCTCTGGGGCAGTCTGGTTCTGGCAGCTCTCTGCTGTGCGCTTGCTGCTGTAATTTTAGTATTGAGTGCCTATGTGGTCATCTGGTGTATTCCTGTTATTTTCGGTGCGTTATCGGTATCCAGTCTTTTGCTTGCACTGGTAAGCACAGTGGGTTCAGCCATTTTACTGTTTCAGGATACAGCTACAGGCTTGGTACAGATGGGAGCAGGGATTTTATCTGCCGGCATCTTTGTCGTGGCAGCACTGATCACCTGGGAACTGGGCAAAAGATTCGTGGTAGTTACAACAAAATTCAGCAAATGGCTTGCAAGTTTGTTTCAGAAAATGAGAGGTGTTAAGGCATGA
- a CDS encoding PadR family transcriptional regulator encodes MDTQLKKGFLEFCVLAALYRSDSYGYQIIKDISCCIEISESTLYPILKRLESNGSLETYSVEHNSRLRKYYRITEAGKKHIQEFLDDWQQVTDIYEFVKGAVEYEEG; translated from the coding sequence ATGGACACACAGCTAAAAAAAGGTTTTCTGGAATTTTGTGTTCTTGCTGCATTATACAGATCGGATTCCTACGGCTACCAGATAATAAAGGATATATCCTGCTGCATTGAGATATCAGAGTCAACACTGTATCCGATACTAAAGCGTCTGGAATCGAATGGGAGTCTGGAGACGTATTCCGTGGAACATAACAGCCGTCTGCGCAAGTATTACAGGATAACAGAGGCAGGCAAAAAACATATCCAGGAGTTTCTCGACGACTGGCAGCAGGTGACAGATATATATGAATTTGTGAAGGGAGCAGTTGAATATGAGGAAGGATGA
- a CDS encoding IS256 family transposase — protein sequence MAREKKPVHRVQMTEGKRNIIHQLLEEYDIQTAEDIQDALKDLLGGTIKEMLEAEMEDHLGYEKSERSDNEDYRNGYKRKRVNSSYGTMEIEVPQDRKSTFQPQVVKKRQKDISDIDQKIISMYAKGMTTRQISETIEDIYGFETSEGFISDVTDKILPQIEDWQNRPLDEVYPILFIDAIHYSVRDNGVIRKLAAYVILGINTEGKKEVLTIQVGDNESSKYWLSVLNELKNRGVKDILILCADGLAGIKEAIAAAFPKTEYQRCIVHQVRNTLKYVPDKDRKAFATDLKTIYQAPDEKKALAALERVTEKWTPKYPNSMKRWKDNWDSISPIFKFSADVRKVIYTTNAIESLNSTYRKLNQQRSVFPSDTALLKALYLATFEATKRWTTTIRNWGQVYGELSIMYEGRLPE from the coding sequence ATGGCAAGAGAGAAAAAACCTGTACATCGGGTACAAATGACAGAAGGAAAACGTAACATTATCCATCAGCTCCTGGAAGAATACGATATTCAGACAGCTGAAGATATTCAGGATGCTCTGAAAGATCTTCTGGGTGGAACAATCAAAGAAATGTTAGAAGCAGAAATGGAGGATCATCTGGGATATGAAAAATCTGAACGCTCTGATAACGAGGATTACCGAAATGGCTACAAACGCAAACGCGTAAACAGCAGTTATGGTACCATGGAGATTGAGGTCCCTCAGGATCGCAAATCCACTTTTCAGCCTCAGGTCGTAAAAAAACGCCAGAAAGATATTTCAGATATTGATCAGAAGATCATTTCTATGTACGCCAAAGGGATGACCACCCGACAGATTTCTGAAACGATCGAAGATATTTACGGCTTTGAAACTTCGGAAGGATTTATTTCTGATGTAACAGATAAGATCCTTCCTCAGATCGAAGACTGGCAGAACCGTCCCTTAGATGAAGTATATCCGATCCTTTTTATCGATGCGATCCACTATTCTGTCCGGGATAACGGGGTGATCCGCAAACTAGCGGCATATGTGATCCTGGGGATCAATACGGAAGGAAAAAAGGAAGTCCTTACCATTCAGGTTGGAGATAATGAAAGCTCTAAATATTGGCTTTCTGTTCTGAATGAATTAAAAAACCGGGGTGTAAAAGACATCCTGATCCTTTGTGCCGACGGTCTGGCCGGGATCAAAGAAGCCATCGCGGCTGCCTTCCCCAAAACAGAATATCAACGCTGTATTGTCCATCAAGTAAGAAATACCCTGAAATATGTTCCGGATAAAGACAGGAAGGCTTTTGCAACGGATCTGAAGACAATCTATCAGGCGCCAGACGAAAAGAAAGCTCTGGCAGCCCTTGAGAGGGTAACAGAGAAATGGACACCAAAATATCCGAATTCCATGAAACGCTGGAAGGATAACTGGGATTCTATTTCTCCGATCTTCAAGTTTTCAGCAGATGTCCGGAAGGTCATATACACGACCAATGCCATAGAATCCCTGAATTCCACGTATCGGAAATTAAACCAGCAGAGAAGTGTATTTCCGAGCGATACAGCGCTGCTGAAAGCCCTGTATCTAGCCACTTTTGAAGCAACAAAAAGGTGGACTACCACCATCCGGAACTGGGGCCAGGTCTACGGTGAACTGAGTATTATGTATGAGGGACGGCTTCCAGAATAA
- a CDS encoding DUF6483 family protein produces MNFEEDYIMRMIKDMVKALASVVLGRRFTEYEVEEEKASDTDFLYRDIIEMADKGKINEAENILLTDMDQSDSRYLEMAMSFYIHINKYTDEFLAANGFSRQEILDGVEALAEANGIKGLDGLSDTL; encoded by the coding sequence ATGAATTTTGAAGAAGATTATATCATGAGAATGATCAAGGATATGGTGAAAGCGCTGGCCAGTGTTGTTCTGGGTAGAAGATTCACTGAGTATGAGGTGGAAGAGGAAAAAGCCAGTGACACGGATTTTCTCTACCGGGATATTATCGAAATGGCAGACAAGGGAAAAATTAATGAGGCGGAAAATATACTTCTCACAGATATGGACCAGTCTGACAGCAGATACTTGGAGATGGCTATGAGCTTTTATATTCATATCAACAAGTACACAGATGAATTTCTGGCTGCGAACGGTTTCAGCAGACAGGAAATTTTGGACGGTGTGGAAGCGCTTGCAGAGGCAAACGGTATAAAAGGTTTGGACGGACTGTCTGACACATTATAG
- a CDS encoding DUF6171 family protein, protein MENTGNQPRRFCRKCLLQDMDEGQYFDDMRKYIENLDADLKVTSELYDERLAFCRECDNLISGMCRVCGCFVEMRAVMKKNSCPGMPSKW, encoded by the coding sequence ATGGAGAACACGGGAAACCAGCCCAGACGCTTCTGCAGAAAATGCCTTCTTCAGGACATGGACGAAGGGCAGTATTTTGACGATATGCGAAAATATATTGAGAATCTGGATGCAGATTTGAAGGTCACTTCAGAGCTTTATGATGAGAGACTTGCATTTTGCAGGGAATGTGATAATTTAATAAGCGGAATGTGCAGAGTCTGCGGCTGCTTCGTGGAGATGCGCGCAGTCATGAAAAAAAACAGTTGTCCGGGAATGCCTAGTAAGTGGTAA
- the glnA gene encoding type I glutamate--ammonia ligase has protein sequence MKTSEDVRKLCEEKQIRMIDFKMTDLNGRWRHVTIPVERFDDDIFVYGIGFDGSNYGYAPIEKSDMVFIPDPETATVDPFAEIPTLTMCGNVCTIGDDKNLPFDQYPRNVALKAVEYMKEEQIADRMVIGPEFEFYLLDHVSYSVTPQRCSYNIDTRQAEWNSGIDNGQNNGYQVPYQGGYHAAAPQDVGYNLRSKMCMLLEEWGVKVKYHHHEVGGPGQMEIEVELGDMVEMADKTMIVKYVLKNAAAAEGRTVTFMPKPIHKEAGNGMHVHMLLMKDGNPIFYDKDGYSGLSETAHYFIGGLLKHVASLCAFTNPSTNSFKRLVPGYEAPVTIGYATSNRSAVIRIPAYAKKPEAKRFELRNPDATANPYYAYSAILMAGLDGIKNKIDPRSHGWGPFDYNLYSLSPEEQKKIQSLPRSMGEALDALENDHEYLTAGGVFPQRLIDIWLDRKRKELQEIEQIPSPSEFKYYYDL, from the coding sequence ATGAAAACAAGTGAAGACGTGAGAAAACTGTGTGAGGAAAAGCAAATCCGTATGATAGATTTTAAAATGACGGATTTAAATGGCCGTTGGCGTCATGTGACCATCCCGGTGGAACGATTTGATGATGACATTTTTGTTTACGGAATTGGTTTTGACGGCTCTAATTACGGCTATGCTCCCATAGAAAAAAGCGATATGGTATTTATTCCGGATCCGGAAACAGCTACTGTGGATCCTTTTGCAGAAATTCCTACTTTGACTATGTGCGGAAATGTCTGTACTATTGGGGATGACAAGAATCTTCCGTTTGACCAGTATCCAAGAAATGTGGCCCTCAAGGCAGTGGAATACATGAAGGAAGAACAAATTGCAGACCGGATGGTCATCGGGCCGGAATTTGAATTTTATCTGTTGGACCACGTGAGTTACAGCGTAACGCCTCAGAGATGCAGCTACAATATTGACACCAGACAGGCGGAGTGGAACAGCGGTATAGACAATGGACAGAATAACGGTTACCAGGTTCCATACCAGGGTGGATACCATGCAGCAGCACCTCAGGATGTGGGATATAATCTCAGAAGTAAAATGTGTATGCTGTTGGAAGAGTGGGGCGTGAAAGTAAAATATCATCACCACGAGGTAGGGGGTCCCGGTCAGATGGAAATTGAAGTAGAGCTGGGCGACATGGTGGAAATGGCAGATAAGACTATGATCGTTAAATATGTTCTGAAAAATGCAGCAGCGGCAGAGGGCAGAACAGTCACATTTATGCCAAAGCCGATTCATAAAGAGGCAGGTAACGGTATGCATGTGCATATGCTGCTCATGAAGGACGGAAACCCGATTTTCTACGATAAAGACGGTTATTCAGGATTGAGTGAGACGGCTCACTACTTTATCGGCGGACTGCTCAAACATGTTGCTTCCCTGTGCGCATTCACCAACCCATCTACCAACTCTTTCAAACGTCTGGTGCCGGGATATGAAGCGCCTGTTACTATTGGATATGCAACGTCCAACAGAAGTGCAGTTATCCGCATTCCGGCATATGCAAAGAAGCCGGAGGCCAAGAGATTTGAACTGCGCAACCCGGATGCAACCGCCAATCCATACTATGCGTATTCCGCAATCCTCATGGCAGGACTGGATGGGATCAAGAATAAAATAGACCCGCGCAGTCACGGATGGGGACCTTTTGACTATAACCTGTATTCTCTGTCTCCTGAGGAGCAAAAAAAGATTCAGAGCCTGCCCCGTTCTATGGGAGAGGCGCTGGATGCTCTTGAAAATGACCACGAATACCTGACAGCAGGCGGGGTATTCCCTCAGCGTCTTATTGACATCTGGCTTGACAGGAAGAGAAAAGAGCTGCAGGAGATTGAACAGATCCCCAGCCCTTCAGAATTTAAATACTACTATGACTTATAA